A region from the Streptomyces sp. NBC_01445 genome encodes:
- a CDS encoding ScbR family autoregulator-binding transcription factor, whose product MAQQDRAIRTRQTLLSAAAKVFEERGYQSATISEILTTAGVTKGALYFHFPSKEHLAEGVLQEQGQQLPIPDRASKIQQLVDTVMVYAYRLQTDPMVQAGVRLTLDQQAHGLDRSAPFTQWGEIIQTLLDKAQSQGELLPHVVPAETAEVLVGSFAGVQAMSQAMRDHQDLLFRASALLRHVLPSVVLSSVLTSVDLSESRGAKVFAELQALEAEQAPPTSAG is encoded by the coding sequence ATGGCGCAACAGGATCGAGCCATTCGCACACGGCAGACGCTGCTCTCGGCGGCGGCAAAGGTCTTCGAGGAACGCGGCTACCAGTCCGCGACCATCAGCGAGATCCTCACCACGGCCGGCGTCACCAAGGGAGCCCTGTACTTCCACTTCCCCTCGAAGGAACACCTGGCAGAGGGAGTCCTTCAGGAGCAGGGCCAGCAGCTGCCCATTCCCGATCGCGCCAGCAAGATCCAGCAGCTCGTCGACACGGTGATGGTGTACGCCTACCGCCTGCAGACCGACCCGATGGTCCAGGCAGGTGTCCGGCTGACGCTCGACCAGCAGGCCCACGGGCTCGACCGCAGCGCTCCCTTCACGCAATGGGGCGAGATCATCCAGACGCTGCTGGACAAGGCCCAGAGCCAGGGCGAGCTGCTGCCCCATGTCGTACCGGCCGAGACCGCCGAGGTCCTGGTGGGCTCCTTCGCCGGAGTACAGGCCATGTCCCAGGCCATGCGTGACCACCAGGATCTGCTGTTCAGGGCCTCCGCCCTGCTGCGCCATGTGCTGCCCAGCGTTGTACTGTCCTCCGTACTCACCTCCGTGGACCTCAGCGAGAGCCGTGGCGCGAAGGTCTTCGCCGAACTGCAGGCGCTGGAGGCCGAGCAGGCCCCGCCGACCAGCGCTGGCTGA